The Pocillopora verrucosa isolate sample1 chromosome 14, ASM3666991v2, whole genome shotgun sequence genome has a segment encoding these proteins:
- the LOC131785702 gene encoding uncharacterized protein: MVSPLREVLSQTHSFLQPIAKKWTISNNDQAKFPQKYLSNAFKANDEKQKSAEIGHDADNLLRIHNDTGLNFDRKPRPHSSLHNKEIKRFREVLRKRIKEKPRQDIEFIEDSQDNGAKQYEFGSPLYEEVEGNGNSENEDQNGLSGLRNNYVTVIDNIDGKDTDSYNTLGSDEAKVEYTNVANSINEGENEEFQMIGKEVNDVLGALTKSDSRISQVVDTHPPQGQGELRVNQAMSAYADKQVENETIMRNGKQQQNNQSLLPGEVTIIEDDDEMSPNDEESHPVLSKPIWDAIKQAEKNVTQPYKIIQSVEAPQHVDKHFPFPMQLNKNNTLHSPENIQQVHTNFNLQQNTTNWHARNGENENGTLAYLPSSERVIENNNLTLVRHFVGNLEKNLRIFSGLATDNRKMRTNPEPLHANVNDHERKFVLTGSAEEGPDRTLADNKNNHPEDLASVMKYNNFTHERNIFHTRWHPYNQSDMSKSGSVGSGSSHLPPSQGTFKEKNSSAVNTLKTTKNIHKFDAKHRKQGFQMALPLKINGPTRTNDHDRRVSVGYSGTPEVGRRPNNEYVVQFPGEKINARLLAETDGLNHFHMSKTNITVQQFGKSTGTVNDVATVTDATTLSLEPSVRGKFQAKAEEAGNSEKPYLESLQATETKLNEHLSLKSSANQLSNSQYGSRKFPWNLANQQRTMEASLHEMNESSIYRHNKKTQQLQSNSWQRNHARPLFVANEDRNESKDPIKSFVGVPLQIAPHQNVHNPNESLSRWHEEYEKLIEKLRDLYGQAHGNFLPAHSASFKSNPVFNDAQQMMKEVSRFHSLFDDKYGDKKETGRENGMFFKNLKSNVDERNWRNGRHITIPQNPLYNYEEDPGNNRDVSNQELSSLRIEKNREVSGQIRSIQVANQTLFDLLNSKEMYKQAPNNTDVISDEIKNGGSELGHQSNLSTTYVNQRLTPQHRIIPSTNIMNTSAPPTSGNDGLSSHQVLMSYFGNETDLRKQLHFNDNYGNESNNSINISQSEENQPENNKTSTISNPIEVITKESNASFIVQHGASDNISGIPKQNKSGPSEEESLKKYLEDFISLLSFDGAAERNETAKSVPEGELRLKVSSGNSNPIVAAEASKKENVTDLKDRVIIVVSPKSIKELMKNRSHDSQQPMVHKGVPVKVAKVEDSMVILKPNLITNKSRDEFKEHFRNVTIMQNETTKSKASKLPSLLKVTNETSTSFEDNVTSKSKNDDLNELYREELKSLEISLSRDFMSSWIYYQKSLNEIGISPGMLRSGIANLGSPQRLKRVFKKALTGSDLNVLVVGGSISAGGGLEKDRGNVEGVYHKAFSDWWNNTVTPITTSELKVSAVAIGGTDSEYFSYCIQNYMRSLPDIVIWELAANDYKRYAGREFAPAKPLEQLIRIILSLPSKPALILANFFRGNYYKTAIGQDCPDSEDEGGKSIAQYYKLTSLSWRNVICSRDKELDLKKLFSSDGYHPSLLGHAQMSTLLISYIKGVFEETISEEMTLLRNHTPARKNQEVSLSLAEPIFDDPVSPKPLCWTLLTPDYGQKLRNTLPDLEFTEASGFQFANISHWPIRRDRLRCLKAIQTGAMLKMKFIVPPSENRDGYKRELAITTHNSFGGMGSLWLDGDQNTAKTIKEENGQRRTQVNILTRSLTPGVHTVTVSALEPGFCLSAVAVL; this comes from the coding sequence ATGGTGTCTCCTTTGAGGGAAGTCCTTTCGCAGACCCATTCTTTTCTACAGCCTATAGCAAAGAAATGGACAATTAGTAACAATGATCAAGCCAAATTTCCGCAAAAATATCTAAGTAACGCCTTTAAAGCAAATGATGAGAAACAAAAAAGCGCGGAGATAGGTCACGATGCCGACAACTTACTTAGAATTCATAATGACACGGGCTTAAATTTCGACCGAAAGCCAAGACCTCACAGCTCCCTTCATAATAAGGAAATAAAGCGCTTTAGAGAGGTTCTTCGAAAGAGAATTAAGGAAAAACCCCGTCAGGATATTGAATTCATTGAGGACAGTCAAGACAATGGGGCTAAACAGTACGAGTTTGGAAGTCCACTTTACGAAGAGGTTGAAGGAAATGGCAATTCAGAAAACGAAGACCAAAATGGTCTGTCTGGTCTCAGAAACAATTACGTCACAGTTATTGACAACATTGATGGCAAAGACACGGATTCTTATAACACCCTGGGTTCAGATGAAGCCAAAGTGGAATATACCAATGTGGCAAATAGTATAAACGAaggtgaaaatgaagaatttcaaaTGATAGGAAAAGAGGTGAACGATGTGCTTGGTGCACTGACCAAATCAGATTCCAGAATAAGTCAAGTTGTGGATACGCATCCACCCCAGGGACAAGGAGAGTTACGCGTTAATCAAGCTATGTCGGCGTATGCTGATAAACAAGTGGAAAACGAGACCATTATGAGAAATggaaaacagcaacaaaacaaTCAGAGTCTACTGCCTGGGGAAGTAACGATCattgaagatgacgatgaaATGAGTCCAAATGATGAAGAATCGCATCCAGTCCTAAGCAAGCCTATATGGGACGCCATTAAACAAGCTGAGAAAAATGTGACGCAGCCATATAAAATCATTCAAAGTGTCGAAGCTCCCCAACATGTTGACAAACACTTTCCCTTTCCAATGcagctaaacaaaaacaatacattgcatAGTCCTGAAAACATCCAGCAAGTTCACACAAACTTTAATCTTCAACAAAACACTACAAATTGGCACGCCAGAAATGGCGAAAACGAAAATGGTACGCTTGCTTATTTACCTTCCTCAGAAAGAGTCATTGAGAATAATAACCTTACCCTTGTTAGACATTTTGTTGGGAATCTAGAAAAGAACCTCAGAATTTTTTCGGGACTAGCAACAGATAACCGCAAAATGAGAACGAATCCTGAACCTCTACATGCAAATGTTAATGATCACGAGCGAAAATTTGTTCTGACGGGAAGTGCCGAAGAAGGACCAGATAGAACATTAGCGgacaataaaaataatcatcctGAGGATCTAGCTTCAGTGATGAAATATAATAACTTTACAcatgaaagaaacattttccacaCCAGATGGCATCCGTACAATCAGAGTGATATGTCAAAGTCTGGATCGGTAGGGAGTGGTAGCAGTCACTTGCCTCCAAGTCAAGGGACCTTTAAGGAAAAGAATTCATCCGCTGTTAACACTCTAAAAACGACtaaaaatattcataaattCGATGCGAAGCACCGGAAACAAGGCTTCCAAATGGCATTGCCTCTCAAGATAAATGGTCCCACTAGGACAAACGATCATGACAGAAGGGTTTCTGTTGGTTACTCGGGGACCCCGGAGGTGGGACGAAGGCCAAACAACGAGTATGTCGTGCAATTTCCTGGGGAAAAGATAAATGCTCGCCTACTCGCTGAAACAGATGGCCTCAACCATTTCCACATGAGTAAAACTAATATAACTGTTCAACAATTTGGTAAAAGCACAGGTACCGTAAATGATGTGGCGACTGTGACTGATGCAACGACTCTGTCTCTAGAGCCCTCCGTGAGAggaaaatttcaagcaaaagCAGAGGAGGCAGGCAATTCCGAAAAACCATACTTGGAATCATTACAAGCAACGGAAACAAAACTCAATGAGCATCTCAGCCTGAAAAGTAGCGCTAATCAGTTAAGTAACTCGCAATATGGTAGCAGGAAGTTTCCATGGAATTTAGCGAATCAGCAAAGAACTATGGAAGCTTCTTTACATGAGATGAACGAATCTTCAATATATAGacacaacaaaaaaactcaACAACTGCAGTCGAACAGTTGGCAACGAAATCATGCCCGGCCCCTTTTTGTTGCTAACGAGGACCGCAATGAAAGCAAAGACCCTATCAAAAGTTTTGTTGGTGTGCCATTGCAGATTGCTCCTCATCAAAATGTACATAATCCAAACGAATCTCTATCCAGATGGCACGAAGAGTACGAAAAATTGATTGAGAAATTAAGGGACTTGTACGGGCAAGCCCACGGAAATTTTCTCCCAGCGCATAGTGCTAGCTTTAAAAGCAACCCTGTATTTAACGATGCCCAACAGATGATGAAGGAAGTTTCCCGATTTCATTCACTGTTTGATGACAAATATGgcgataaaaaagaaactggAAGAGAAAATGGAATGTTTTTCAAGAACCTGAAAAGTAACGTCGATGAACGGAATTGGAGAAACGGAAGACATATCACAATCCCACAGAATCCTTTATATAATTATGAAGAGGATCCTGGAAATAATAGGGATGTTTCCAACCAAGAGCTTTCCTCTCTCAGAATTGAAAAGAACAGAGAAGTATCAGGTCAAATAAGGAGTATCCAGGTAGCAAATCAGACcttatttgatttattaaattCCAAGGAAATGTACAAACAGGCACCAAACAATACCGATGTTATAAGCGATGAAATTAAAAACGGAGGAAGTGAGCTTGGTCACCAAAGTAACTTAAGCACTACCTACGTAAACCAAAGGCTGACCCCTCAACATAGAATTATTCCTTCTACAAATATCATGAACACTTCTGCTCCACCAACATCGGGAAATGACGGCCTTTCATCCCATCAGGTCCTGATGAGCTACTTCGGAAACGAAACAGATCTTCGCAAACAGCTTCATTTTAATGATAACTATGGAAATGAGTCAAACAACTCCATCAACATCTCACAAAGCGAAGAAAATCAGCCTGAGAATAACAAAACAAGTACAATCTCAAATCCTATCGAAGTCATAACAAAGGAGTCAAATGCAAGTTTCATCGTTCAGCATGGCGCAAGCGATAACATCTCTGGAATTCCAAAACAGAATAAAAGTGGGCCCTCGGAAGAAGAATCTCTGAAAAAATACTTAGAAgactttatttctttactgagtTTTGACGGAGCCGCTGAAAGGAACGAAACGGCAAAAAGTGTCCCGGAAGGTGAACTAAGACTGAAGGTGTCCAGTGGTAACTCAAATCCAATAGTGGCAGCCGAAGCTTCCAAAAAGGAAAACGTGACTGATTTGAAAGATAGAGTAATAATAGTAGTGTCGCCAAAGTCCATCAAAGAACTTATGAAAAATCGTAGTCATGATTCTCAACAGCCAATGGTGCACAAAGGGGTACCAGTCAAAGTTGCAAAAGTAGAGGATTCAATGGTGATTCTGAAGCCCAACCTTATCACAAACAAGTCGAGGGACGAATTTAAGGAGCATTTCAGGAATGTAACAATCATGCAAAATGAAACCACCAAAAGCAAGGCTTCCAAACTTCCTTCCCTCTTGAAAGTAACTAATGAAACGTCGACGTCCTTCGAGGACAACGTTACTTCCAAAAGTAAGAACGATGATTTAAATGAGCTCTATAGAGAAGAACTTAAGTCATTGGAAATATCATTATCTCGGGATTTTATGAGTAGCTGGATTTATTACCAAAAATCACTGAACGAAATAGGAATCTCACCAGGGATGCTGCGGTCTGGAATAGCCAATCTCGGATCACCCCAAAGGTTGAAAAGAGTCTTTAAGAAGGCACTCACTGGCAGTGATCTGAATGTGCTTGTGGTTGGCGGTTCTATTTCGGCAGGTGGTGGACTTGAGAAAGATCGTGGAAATGTTGAAGGCGTTTATCATAAGGCCTTCAGTGATTGGTGGAACAACACCGTAACACCGATCACAACTTCCGAGCTAAAAGTCAGTGCTGTTGCCATTGGCGGAACTGATTCTGAATATTTTTCGTATTGCATACAAAACTATATGAGATCCCTCCCTGACATAGTCATATGGGAGCTGGCGGCTAACGATTACAAACGATATGCAGGCCGAGAGTTCGCTCCGGCAAAACCATTAGAACAGTTGATTAGAATAATATTGAGTTTGCCATCGAAGCCTGCTTTGATACTTGCAAACTTCTTTCGCGGAAACTACTACAAGACAGCTATTGGTCAAGACTGCCCGGACTCCGAAGACGAAGGAGGAAAGTCTATTGCGCAATATTATAAACTAACCTCCTTAAGTTGGAGGAATGTGATATGTTCACGCGATAAGGAATTGGATCTGAAGAAACTTTTTAGTTCGGACGGATATCACCCGAGCCTCCTCGGACATGCACAAATGTCAACCCTTTTGATTTCATATATCAAGGGTGTCTTTGAGGAAACTATTTCAGAAGAGATGACTCTGCTCAGAAATCACACACCAGCGCGTAAAAATCAAGAAGTTTCACTATCTTTAGCAGAACCAATATTCGATGATCCCGTGAGCCCTAAGCCGTTGTGTTGGACCCTTTTGACACCAGATTATGGTCAAAAGTTGAGAAATACTCTACCCGATCTCGAGTTTACAGAAGCATCTGGGTTTCAGTTTGCAAACATTAGTCATTGGCCTATTCGGCGTGATCGCTTAAGATGCTTAAAAGCTATCCAAACGGGAGCAATGTTGAAGATGAAGTTTATTGTTCCTCCTTCAGAAAACCGAGATGGCTACAAGCGGGAGCTGGCGATAACAACACACAATTCATTTGGTGGAATGGGGTCTCTGTGGCTGGATGGCGACCAAAATACTGCGAAAACTATTAAGGAAGAGAATGGACAAAGACGGACTCAAGTGAATATCCTAACAAGAAGTTTAACACCGGGTGTACATACAGTCACGGTATCCGCATTGGAACCTGGGTTTTGTCTCTCTGCTGTTGCAGTGTTATAA